The Garra rufa chromosome 23, GarRuf1.0, whole genome shotgun sequence genome includes a region encoding these proteins:
- the pcdh1g32 gene encoding protocadherin 1 gamma 32 translates to MESKELFRKSLDWAAVWIVLNALCFATHASELLYSTTEESKPGTIVGHLTKDLGIDVEVIVLREMRIISESNAKYFDVDLTSGALVVKQIMDRERMCGGNLHCHTRIQISLQNPLEMHSVMIEIVDVNDNAPRFQSRNTSLEVSEAAAPGTMFRLESAHDPDVGANSLRAYFLSQNDCFILKVESKSDGSKIPILVLNKYLDREKTSEFRLILTAVDGGSPEKSGNSAIFINILDVNDNAPHFHNPAKRVTLVENSPHGTLVTTLNASDADHGHNGEISYTFDKYTPDNVLKLFSVDSMTGEVRVTGLVDHELANVYDVTVLARDRGIPPMEGSCNIKIEIIDVNDNTPTFSINVVSPVISENVSSGTVIALIKIKDEDTGKNGDVSVHIQYGLPFKISSPYKGLFTLMTDGLLDREAVAEYTITLTATDSGSPPHSSEESFVLRLSDVNDNPPVFSQPSYSIDIDENNAPNAPLLSVSASDPDVGENSTVYFSILESEALSRSVSSYVYINPDSGQIYAMRKFDYEQLNAFQFIVQVLDRGAPAQSSNATVHVFIKDQNDHPPVLIYPAPPSDGTLQFLVPSTAGIGHLINRITFVDGDSGHNAWLFYSLSGVGAEMFHIGAHTGELRTARKLIEENSKSVFSFIVIVKDNGRPSLSTSVVVNITLAEKASDVLSERRSSISKRPAGSDLTLYLIITLSFVITVSFLVTIVVAVRWLSHRGYVVCLMQKLGFKHTSREHQHNDLHLQLNTDGPIRYMEVVGASRDLHKHMYTHGFSTISSRSDFVFVKAPQSTLSMRLSKRLFAHSLMKVQFQKTVLR, encoded by the exons atggagAGTAAAGAGCTGTTTCGGAAATCTTTGGACTGGGCTGCAGTTTGGATTGTTCTTAATGCTTTGTGTTTTGCAACGCACGCTTCGGAACTTTTATATTCTACAACGGAGGAATCTAAACCAGGAACTATTGTTGGACACTTGACTAAAGATTTAGGAATTGATGTTGAAGTGATAGTTCTAAGAGAAATGCGAATAATCTCGGAATCTAATGCTAAGTATTTTGACGTAGACCTGACATCTGGAGCTTTGGTGGTCAAGCAAATAATGGACAGAGAAAGAATGTGCGGAGGAAATTTACATTGTCACACTCGGATTCAGATTTCTCTTCAAAATCCGTTGGAAATGCACAGCGTTATGATAGAAATTGTGGATGTCAACGACAACGCGCCACGCTTCCAAAGCCGAAACACTTCTCTGGAAGTTTCAGAAGCGGCTGCGCCAGGCACGATGTTCCGCTTAGAAAGTGCGCATGACCCTGACGTGGGTGCGAATTCACTGCGCGCTTATTTTCTTAGTCAAAACGATTGTTTTATTCTTAAAGTAGAAAGTAAAAGTGACGGTAGCAAGATTCCAATTTTAGTCTTAAACAAGTATCTTGACAGAGAAAAGACGAGTGAATTTAGATTGATTTTAACTGCGGTTGATGGTGGCAGTCCAGAAAAGTCCGGCAACAGTGCCATTTTTATAAACATTCTAGATGTCAATGACAACGCGCCACACTTTCATAATCCTGCAAAAAGAGTCACGCTGGTAGAAAATTCACCTCATGGGACGTTAGTTACAACTCTGAATGCCTCCGATGCAGATCATGGTCACAATGGTGAAATATCTTACACGTTTGATAAATACACCCCTGACAATGTGTTAAAACTTTTTAGCGTGGATTCTATGACTGGTGAAGTTAGAGTTACAGGACTAGTCGATCACGAGCTAGCGAATGTATATGACGTCACTGTTCTTGCTAGGGACAGAGGAATACCCCCTATGGAGGGGTCATGCAACATCAAAATCGAGATTATTGACGTGAATGACAACACTCCTACTTTCAGCATTAATGTGGTTTCTCCTGTAATCTCTGAAAACGTGAGTTCAGGCACTGTCATTGCCCTAATCAAAATAAAAGATGAAGACACAGGGAAAAATGGCGATGTGAGCGTGCACATCCAGTATGGGTTGCCTTTCAAGATAAGTTCGCCATATAAAGGGCTTTTCACTTTAATGACCGATGGCCTGCTGGACAGAGAGGCTGTGGCTGAATACACCATTACTTTGACCGCCACAGACTCTGGTTCCCCACCCCATTCCTCGGAGGAATCTTTTGTGTTACGTCTTTCAGATGTTAATGATAACCCCCCAGTCTTTTCACAGCCTTCGTACTCTATTGACATAGATGAAAACAATGCACCAAATGCTCCCCTTCTGTCCGTGTCAGCATCAGACCCAGATGTGGGTGAGAATTCCACAGTTTATTTCTCAATTTTGGAGAGCGAAGCTCTCAGTAGGTCTGTGTCTTCATATGTATATATTAACCCAGATAGTGGGCAGATATATGCCATGAGAAAGTTTGACTATGAGCAGCTGAATGCATTTCAATTCATAGTGCAGGTTCTTGATAGAGGAGCTCCAGCTCAAAGCTCCAATGCTACTGTGCATGTGTTTATTAAAGATCAGAATGATCATCCTCCTGTCCTTATATATCCTGCACCCCCATCTGATGGGACATTGCAGTTTTTGGTACCTAGCACAGCCGGCATTGGACACTTAATCAATCGCATCACATTCGTGGATGGTGATAGTGGCCACAATGCCTGGTTGTTCTACAGCCTCTCAGGGGTTGGTGCTGAAATGTTTCACATAGGCGCACATACTGGAGAGCTGCGTACAGCCCGTAAGCTTATAGAAGAGAACAGCAAATCTGTTTTTAGCTTCATTGTGATTGTAAAAGATAACGGTAGGCCTTCTCTCTCTACTAGTGTGGTAGTTAACATCACACTGGCTGAGAAAGCTTCAGATGTCTTGTCAGAACGTAGAAGCTCTATCTCAAAAAGGCCAGCTGGGTCTGACCTCACCTTGTACCTTATAATCACGTTATCTTTTGTTATTACGGTATCATTCCTGGTAACCATTGTTGTAGCGGTGCGCTGGCTCAGCCACCGTGGTTATGTTGTGTGCCTAATGCAAAAACTCGGTTTCAAGCACACATCTCGTGAGCACCAACATAATGACCTCCACCTGCAGCTAAATACTGACGGTCCTATTAGATACATGGAGGTCGTGGGGGCCTCCCGGGACCTCCACAAACACATGTACACACATGGTTTCTCCACCATCTCCAGCAGAAGTGACTTTGTGTTTGTTAAGGCCCCACAGAGCACTCTAAGCATGCGACTGTCAAAAAGACTCTTCGCTCACTCACTCATGAAG GTGCAGTTTCAGAAAACAGTCCTGAGGTGA